One window of the Chelonoidis abingdonii isolate Lonesome George chromosome 3, CheloAbing_2.0, whole genome shotgun sequence genome contains the following:
- the RHOB gene encoding rho-related GTP-binding protein RhoB: MAAIRKKLVVVGDGACGKTCLLIVFSKDEFPEVYVPTVFENYVADIEVDSKQVELALWDTAGQEDYDRLRPLSYPDTDVILMCFSVDSPDSLENIPEKWVPEVKHFCPNVPIILVANKKDLRNDEQVRNELARMKQEPVRTEDGRAMAVRIQAYDYLECSAKTKEGVREVFETATRAALQKRYGAPSGCLNCCKVL; this comes from the coding sequence ATGGCCGCGATCCGCAAgaagctggtggtggtgggggacgGGGCGTGCGGCAAGACCTGCCTGCTGATCGTCTTCAGCAAGGACGAGTTCCCCGAGGTCTACGTGCCCACCGTTTTCGAGAACTATGTGGCCGACATCGAGGTGGACAGCAAGCAGGTGGAGCTGGCGCTGTGGGACACGGCGGGCCAGGAGGACTACGACCGCCTGCGGCCCCTCTCCTACCCGGACACCGACGTGATCCTCATGTGCTTCTCGGTGGACAGCCCGGACTCGCTGGAGAACATCCCGGAGAAGTGGGTGCCCGAGGTCAAGCACTTCTGCCCCAACGTGCCCATCATCCTGGTGGCCAACAAGAAGGACCTGCGCAACGACGAGCAGGTCCGCAACGAGCTGGCCCGCATGAAGCAGGAGCCCGTGCGCACCGAGGACGGCCGGGCCATGGCCGTCCGCATCCAGGCCTACGACTACCTGGAGTGCTCGGCCAAGACCAAGGAAGGGGTCCGCGAGGTCTTCGAGACGGCCACCCGCGCCGCCCTGCAGAAGCGCTACGGCGCCCCGAGCGGCTGCCTCAACTGCTGCAAGGTGCTATAG